Genomic segment of Panicum virgatum strain AP13 chromosome 2K, P.virgatum_v5, whole genome shotgun sequence:
CCGTTCTCCTTTTCCGTCGCGCGTGTTTGGTGCTTTCGATCCCCCCCAAaggcggcagccggcagcgcCGAGCGCGCCGCGGGAGgattttggttggtggattgtTGGTGGCGGCTCCACTCCATCCACTGCGCTGGTCCAATCCAAATGGCGGCCAATAATAGCGACTCGATCCAGGAGGAGCTgggggagggaggagtgggCGTGAAGcacgaggcggaggaggagggggagggggcgtcTTCTTCCGCGGCGCAGGCGACCGCGACGACGATGCTGCCCCGGTCGAGCTCGCGGCCGCAGCTGGACCTCAGCGGCGCGGCGATCCACGGGACCCTGGAGGACCGCAACCCCACCATCCTGCTGCCCAACCAGTCCGACGACATCTCCCACCTCGCCCTTGACATCGGCGGTAAGTGcgtgcgcgcgccgcgcgcatcTCCCGCCTCCACTTCACTGTTGGATTCACCAGTCATCAACAGAGTGTGTGCTGCTCGGCACAAGTGTACTTCTGTGTCCAGGTGGTTAGTCAAAGTAAATGAGATGCCAAATAATTAGCAACTtgtgaacccgaaaaacccaacTGGTCGTTGCTAGTGCCTCACGGAGCCGTTCCAGGCCGCCGCTGCATCTCAGAATGACTGTGTCACTTAGTGCTGACCGTTGTGAAATGTGAAGTACCTTACTgttattttcttcaaaaaagaaGTACCTTACTGGTGTACCTGCGAATCTGCAACAGTAACACAGTAAACTGTCGTAGTGGGACTGTGCATGTGGCCTGCAACTCCTTTTGTTCCCTGTCAAATTAGTTTTGAATTGTTaagttaccggtcggttttttGTATTTGTTTCAGAGGTTATGTTTCTCACTGTCAATCTGAAATCCTCCATGGTATTGTCTTCATTGTCAATTGTACTGACATTTGTACTTTGAACTCTGTGTTTTGCATCTAGGTTCTCttataaaactggtatacttCTCGCGGCATGCTGAACTTTCAACTGAGGATAAGCGTAAGATATCcaccaagagaagacttgggaTGTTTAATGGTGGCAGGAGAAGCTACCCAATTCTTGGAGGGAGGCTTCACTTTGTCAAGTTTGAGACTGGGAAGCTAAATGAATGCTTGGACTTCATTTCTTCCAAACAACTACATCGTGGTGGTATGCAAATAATGCTTTGGATTGTAAACAATTTGAATCTTGTATCATCTTCATTGTTTCTGTCAGTTTTCTATGATCCTTCAATTGCTTTTGTGCACCTATAAATCATGGTTCACCTGTATTAGTTGTATACTGCAGGTGTTGATTCACCTTCGTGGCGCTCCGGAGCTCAGCCTGATGACATTGTAATCAAGGTAAAAACCAAAGAGACAACATGATTGATATATCTGATGAATACTATATAAACATAAGGCACCTTAGTCATCCttaaataagaaaaaaagaacaaataaaaaatggTGAAGACCTACAGATTCTCTCATTGattgaaaggaaaatagaaaaatccacaCCTGTTATTTTTTGGTGGGGGGCCAAACTGCAGTTTGCCTAAATTAGAGTGTTTACAATTGTTTAACATATCGAATTATATATTCAATTGTAGATATTAGAGCTGTATAGTGAATAGAAGTGCATTTTTTAAACCTTACTGCACTGATGTACATGCAACTTGGCTAGTTTGTTAAACGTACCTGAAATGTTTGATAGTGTTCAATATCATAATACTCAAATACTTTAGCCTGCAATCAATTATTCCTAATGTTGTCTTGTTAATGGAGGTAACTACCAGTAGGGTTTGCACTAataatttttctttctttacaTCATATTACACACTTGATGTTTTGCACGCACAATTAGTTGTCCTTATTTAATTTATGGCATTAGGATTATTTTTGTTGCTGATTGTAGTATTTTGTGGAAAGGCAACAGGTGGTGGAGCATACAAGTATGCGGATCTCTTCAAGGAAAGATTGGGAGTCAGCCTTGAAAAGGAAGATGAAATGGACTGTCTTGTATCTGGAGCAAACTTTTTGCTTAAGGTTCCAATTTTAGGATTGCATTATCACTATTTAGGATATATTCTACTGTGCAATTCTATCTTGTATGTGATGAAATCATTGGAGATGTATCAAACTAACAAATGTTTCTTAATCCATTAAAGCGTGGTAACATTCATACATCTGAGTTTCACATTACAGGCAAGTCAATAACACTATTTTTCTGCGCTTGGCAGGCTATACGTCATGAAGCTTTTACACACATGGATGGCCACAAAGAATATGTTCAGATTGATCAGAATGATTTGTTTCCCTTTCTTCTTGTTAATGTCGGATCTGGTGTTAGCATAATCAAGGTAACTTTGAGGTTAGCTTTGTATTTTATTCTTCTTGTGAGTGTCACTGGATCTTTTCTTACTGTTCTTTTTCAAAGGTTGATGGGCATGGGAAGTTTCAGCGTGTAAGTGGTACAAATGTTGGTGGCGGTACGTACTGGGGATTGGGGAGGCTAATGACAAAGTGCAAGAGGTGCTGTTTTTCTGCTCCTGACATATGTTTCTGTGTACAAATTTGATTTCCCCTAAACAGAGTAATTTTGTTTCAGTTTTGATGAGTTGCTAGAGTTGAGCCAGCGTGGAGACAACAGCACCATGGACATGCTTGTGGGGGACATATATGGTGGTCTGGACTACTCCAAGGTTACTGTTAGCATAAAATGTGGAAATATTCTTAAAAAATTTTAATGTTTCCTGTAACTTATTGTATGCACTGCTTGAAGCTGTTAGTCTGACTTGTTACTGGGATGATATTCGGTTTATATAGTATGTTGGACCAATTGCTCTTAAACTTCTTGTCTTCTGTGTATTAATTACTCATGCTCCTGCTGTATGGCAGATTGGCCTTTCAGCATCTACAATCGCCTCTAGTTTTGGGAAGACAATTTCAGAAAACAAGGAGCTATCGGATTATAGACCTGAGGATATATCACTCTCTCTGTTACGGATGATTTCGTATAACATTGGCCAGGTATGATAACGTTGTCAGTATGTGCTATGGTAAAGTAATAGTGTATGACTGGTGAGACAACTGCCCAAAACAAATGGTTTGGTGCTCTTCATCTGAACTTTTCTATAGGTATGCACACTTGGCAAGTTTGTCTAAAGATTTTGAAACTGTGAACAAGTAAGCCAGACAgtagctttcaaaaaaaaagtaatccAGACAGTGAATGAAGCTTATCTAAACATGGGGCTTTTCTTTGTGCGCGCGCTTGCGCTTCATTTTTCTAGGAAACCTGTGCAGCattttttttgaagcaaattGGCAGGAGTTCTGCCTTTCATTATAGGTAGAAAGGGAGTTCTAAAAACAAAATATCTCAGGCCAAAAACCTTTGTCTGGACGCTCAAGCACCACCACTTGCCCAACATTGAGTGGCTTTTCATGGTGCTTGTTACATAAAGTAATCAGTTATTTTTGTGTGCTTGCCCTTGCATGCTAACTTACTAAAATGCAAATCCTAGTGTTAGGTCATTTGACATGTCCTGGATTTTGAATTTATGATTcagtaagttttttttttgtcggaAGAAGTACACTTGATTTAAAGCTCCAAAGTCCCATTGTTTTGTTGTTTTTATCACTGAACTCTCAGTCTAAGGATATACTATAGCAATTTATACCAAGACAGGCATGTTTCACCTTTCTCGAGTTTATGATTCAATTTATTTTCAGCTCCATTGAAGCTATGGATCCtgtttcatcttttttttttgtagatcTCCTATCTTAATGCACTTCGTTATGGACTCAAGAGGATATTTTTTGGTGGATTCTTCATCCGTGGCCATGCCTACACCATGGACACAATTtcttttgcagtgaacttttgGTAGAAATTGGAAACTATTTTTCCTTTCATTTATGCTTCGCTAATTTGTTACATTGATTTTGAAAATAGTGTCCTCCCCATTTTCTTCATTGATAAAGGTCAAAAGGAGAGGCACAAGCCATGTTTCTGCGCCATGAGGGCTTTCTAGGTGCCCTTGGTGCATTTATGAGTTATGAGAAGCACGGTCTTGATGACTTAAGGGTACATCATTTGGTTGAACGCTTCCCAATGGGTGCTCCATATGTTGGTGGAAAGATTCATGGGCCACCTCTTGGAGATCTCAATGCGAAGGCAAGGCATCTTCTGATCATGGTTATGTTGGTTTGGTTATTTTCTGATTATGCCATCCTTTATTAAGACAAATCTGATGCTTGATAAATTGCACATTCGAAAACTTGAAATGGATGTCACTCAGTCTAACTACATGACTGGCATGTTCAAACACTATAAAAATCATCCAAATTTTTTTACTTATTGAAAAGGCTGCTGGAATTAGTTGATATCCAAAACATTTTCTTATTGTTCGACATTTGTTTATTAAATCTAGTTCTCTTGGATAACATGATTGTTTTAAAATTCTACAGATATCATGGATGGAGAAGTTTGTGCAGAAGGGTACCCAGATTATAGCCCCAGTACCTATGGGAGTTCCAGCGACAACAGGTATGGGAGGCTTTGAAAGGCCTACTTCCAAGGGTGATATTTTGCGGTCAGATGCAAGTGCGGCGCTAAATGTCGGTGTCCTCCATCTTGTACCCACATTGGATGTGTTTCCATTGTTGGAGGACCCAAAGACGTAAGACAACTATTTAGCTCAAGTGTTTGATCTCTAGCATGTTTGTCTGTTCTAAAAGTTGATGAAATTTCAGATTATCGAAAGGGAACTCTTCCTTGATAGTTTAATCCAATTTTTCAACCCAGAAAATATCAGTAATACAAAACTATTGCAGTAAAAACAAAAATTGGAGTTCAACTTTGAATCCCTAAAAAGCTCCAGAAATTAGTGGTAGATGATTTTTCCATATCAGATAACCAGTTTGCTAAGTATTTCCTTGTAGTTATGATACCTAAAGTGACTAACAAATTTCTGCATATTTTTGTTCTTGAATGCAGAAACTTTCAGCATATATCTAACCTTGTAATTGTGATATTTGGTCTGTTTTTGCAGGTATGAACCAAACACAATTGATCTTGACCAGGATGAGTTTAAGTATTCTTCTATTTCTCCTATTTATAGACATATAATAGCAATCGAGTCTTTTGATGATATCTGAGATAATTGTGCTAGGTACTGGTTCAAGGTTTTGTCAGACCATTTGCCGGACCTCGTGGACAAGGTATGATCTAATTCTTGCAAAGATATCTTCATGGTTCCTTTTGTTTTAGTCTTGGCATGGTGTAAAAAATGCTTTCTGAATGTCTATATGTCATTCTCTCTTGCACACTACAAACATCGAGAAATCAGAGACTGTGTTTCCAGTACTTGCCAACTTAATCAGATGTATCTTAGTTTCTGAATCAGAGGCTATGGAATGGCATATCTGATACAGTCAGCATAGAGCAGTCTGTAACCAAATCTCATATGGAGCAGAAATTGTATCACCTTTGATCATATGTTTTCCAATCCAAGTCACTTTCTAAAAAAAGAATATCTGTTTTATTGTTGGGCCTCTACAAGTATATCAGGCTGTAAACTACCAGCTACTTGTAACTATTTTCAGCACTCGATATGCAAGCagcaacaccccccccccccaaccccaaCCCACCCCCACCCCGGCCCGGGGGGGCGTAAAGTGACTAATGGCTGCTTCCTTAAGTAAGTAGTAGTTGTTTCCATAGCTTAGCTCCTTGGCTGCAATTAAGGAAACATTTTCCACGTGTGCATGTAAGTATGATTCACTATTATCACAATCAAATTTACCTTGAGATTGCAAATTTTAGGCTGAGACGGTATATGCACAGTTTTGCATTTTGTAGTAACTATTTACGAATTCGGGATCCTTACATTTCCTGAATCCTGAgtagtatattttttttaatacttTGTGTATTTTATCATTTGTAGGCAGTTGCTAGTGAAGGTGGGACTGATGATGCCACAAGGAGGGGAGATGCATTTGCGCATGCCTTTTCTGCTCATCTGGCGAGGTAATAAATTGCTTGCATGGCACTAGTTCTTaggtttttttgtttctttttctgcTGTTATTGGGCATGGATAGAATGCTAGTCTCTTTACGTGTAAAAAATTGTGCTCTATCTCTTTGCAACCTCACTTGTGTCTAAGTCTAGATTGATGGAGGAGCCTGCCGCTTATGGAAAGTTCGGTTTGGCCAACCTGTTGGAGTTGAGAGAAGAATGTCTGAGAGAATTTCAGTTTGTTGATGCATATATTAGCATCAAGCAAAGGTTAGCCTCCTCTCTTTATGTGCTCATGCACAAAGACATGCTCCTATTTATCTATTGTTCTGATTTTTTTCTGCATGAAGGGAAAATGAAGCTTCACTGGCTGTTTTACCTGATCTTCTGATGGAACTTGATACTATGAATGAGGTATGTGACATATTGGCTTCTTCCTGCTTAATTCTGCACTTAACAGAAGGCATCTTAATATATGTTTGTATGATATCTTGGGTTATCATACTTACAATCATGCCATTTTTCTATTGGCAGTGCATGTACATAAAGCATGAGAAATTAGGTTCATACCAGAATCATAAGTCCTTATTAACAAAATACCTCTTAATGTGTTACTGGCAAAACTGGCCACTGTCGCAGTTAGGATATTTTGTCATTGTTGTTATTCATCTGAGTGTACATTTCATGCGTGATATCCAGGAAGCTAGGCTTCTTGCTCTAATTGAAGGTGTTCTTGCTGCAAACATATTTGATTGGGGGTCTCGAGCTTGTGTGGAACTTTATCACAAGGGAACTATAATAGAAATCTATCGCATGAGTCGCAAGAAGATGCAACGTCCTTGGCGGGCAAGTATTCCAAGTCTGAACATTTAAAATGTTACAGTTGCATTGCAACTTATGCGAGTTATCAAAATTGTTTTTACGAGTTGTGCTAGCACACACTAGATCAACAACTGTATGTACTTTTCTTGCAGATTGATGACTTTGATATGTTCAAAAAGAGAATGCTTATTGATAGGAAGGACCAACCATACAAAAGAGCACTGCTTTTTGTTGATAACTCAGGTGCTGATGTGGTCCTTGGAATGCTTCCTTTAGCTCGGGAGCTTTTACGCCATGGAACAGAGGTATAAATTGATATGCTGATAAAAAAGTTTGTGCATTGTCAGTGTCAGGCTTAATCCACATTTAATTTAAATAGATAGAGCAGATGagatgtttttaaaaaaaaatcgagGCCAACCCATTTCCATTACTTATAATGGAAATACCAAGGATCCGGTACAAGGAGTTTTGGGTAACAGACGGAGAGTGGGGGAAATGTTTTTTCTACACCCAAACCTGATTCAAGCTAGAGCCTAGAAAACAAGCCTCATAAGGACAAAAGTTTAAACTGTTTATTACAGACCAGGGATGAACTATAGAATCCATCCAACAAAAGGGGAGGAGTTTTTCTTCCCATCAGGGGGTGAGATATGATGTTGTTTGAAGAGATTCACTCAAGGGATAATATATTACATCTAATGCATAAGTTGCATTTATGTTTATTGTTTTCCTTCATTTGCATGACAAAAATAGAAATCATCGTTCTTGGCGCATGTTGTGATGATGGTTAGTTTTCAAACAACTTATCTGTGGCAAGACTGGTAATAGAGATGATTTTAGCTGTCTGATCTTCCTTCTTAAATAACCATGGAACTGAAGCAGACATTTAATATTGTCCCATTTTGTGATTACATACTGAATATCCTATTGACATAAATCTTCTACTGATATATTGAAATTCAACATGATTTGGTAATGAAATATGGATCTACAGGTAGTTCTTGTTGCAAATTCATTGCCAGCTTTGAATGATGTTACTGCTAATGAACTTCCAGAAATTATAGCTGAAGCCTCAAAGGTACAAAGTAAATACAAATTTGTACTCCTTAGCAATCGAGTTGTATTATCTGTTCTTCTTAGCTCCAAGTTCACGGAACTCAATGTATCACAGCATTGTGGTATCCTTCGGAAAGCTGCAGAAGCTGGTGGATTGCTAGTCGATGCAATGGCTGGCATCCAAGATGATCTCAAGGATGCACCAGAGTCGGCGCCTCTAATGGTTGTTGAGAATGGATGTGGCAGTCCATGTATTGATTTCCGGCAGGTTAGCTCagaactagctgctgctgcaAAAGATGCAGATCTGGTAAGAAGGCTATATTTTGAACTGGATGCACTTTTTCGTGCAATAATCATTTGCAAAGTCCTGTGGTTGTAATATTGGTTTGGTTTATCACGCAGTTAATTTTAGAGGGCATGGGGCGAGCACTGCATACCAACCTCAATGCCCGTTTTAAGTGTGATGCTCTAAAGGTACTTGTTTCTGCAAACCCTACTCACTAGTTGCTTCACAGTACAACCTTGATCGTTCTGAGGTAGAAATTtcctcatttttttaaaaaaaagagaaactgTATAGGTGACTCTTTATTCTAGAGGGAGAAAAGGATGTGCATTAGTCTCCGTGTCATACTGCACATCAGGCTGTATTGTCATGTCCAGATGCCATTGCGGCTTAACTCTACAGCAATTCTTAAATTTAGCAAGATTAAAACATTGATGTAGTGACGGTTTGCATGTTGCATATAGGACTTTGGCTGAGCTGGAACAAGCTAAAGAGCAAAATCTTTTACCAATATTTTTACACCTAATCATGTATATTATCGAAAAGCTTACAAGAGCTTTATATGCAGCTTGCTATGGTGAAGAATCAGAGGTTGGCAGAAAAGCTTTTCAATGGAAATATATATGACTGCATCTGTAAATTTGAACCCGTTTCTTAACAATATGGCAATGACTGCGGAGGATTTGGTAACTCCCACCACATTTCCCCACGATATTTCTAAATTTGGTAGTATTAGCAAAGTGGAATCTGTTCTTCTGGCCGGGTAATACATAATAGCTGTTTCTCACAATTTTTCAGTTTTACCATCTTGCAGCAACTTGCTGAAGTGATTTGGTTCATCCGCACCCAACTGGATGAAGAAACATGCATACGCTGAATGATCCGTCCAATGTACCAGGAAACTCCCTTACCATATCTGTACAACATAATTAAGGTTTAAAGGTCATTTCCAGAAAGATTGGGTAGAGATTGGACCCAGGTAAGCTGGAGCTCTTGTTTAAGGAGGCTCGAATATGCACCCAAAAGTGAGACTCTTTAGCAGCGTAGCAGGGGTGAAGTAACATACTCAGATCCTGGGGAGCTATTGTCACCAAACTCGAATCAATCCAATAAAATGTTCTCTGGGACAATGACATAATCTGAAAAATCGGTTATTAATCCATGCATGTGTGATGATATTaggtttttttttggaacttaGCATTTTCATTGATTAAGTAGAGCATCATTACAACCATTTAGCAGGCAGGGCTGCAAGAATCTAGGGGGTTTACTCAACCCAAACTAAAGCTGAACTAAGAATTACAAGCATTTTGCCCACGAGTTTTTTTCACCCGTCACCATTGTAATTTACTTGCTAGTTAAATAGAAGAGGCTGACAGAGTAGACAAAGCAATCAAGCAGAACGAACAGCAGCTCTTACACCCAGAGGTTGGCGAACTAGCCATGAAACAGCTAAACGAAAGTAACAGAGGCGTACACAGTTTTTTTTTCCACTTGGACAATACACTGCAGCAATTGATTCGCAAATCAACAGCGCGCCCATCAGTCCTACACGATGAACTCTCTACGCCTTGCTCCCATCTGCCCTGAAGATGCCGAAATGCCGCTCGGACTCGGCGCTGGGCTTGCCGTCCTCGTCGTACATGTCGAACAGGAACACAACCACGGTCACGCCTGGCCGCCTCGGCGTGCCCACGCCGCGCGCCGTTCTGTGGGGTCGCGGCTGGGTGCCTCGCGGTGGGCTAGCCGGTCTCGATCGCCGCGACCGGCACGCCGCCGAACCCCTCCTTCTCCAGGGCGGCCACTAGCGAGTCGAACAGGTTGGTGTACGCCAGCGCGCCGTCCCTCACCGGCGCCGCGCCAGCACCGAAGAATGCGTTTTCGAGCGGCACGTTGGCCAGGTCGTTGGCGGAGCTCATGAACGGGTAGGTATTGACCATGCGCCGGTATCGGCCTCGGCCAGGAAGCGCAGCATGGGGCGGAGAACGGGGAGCGCCACCGCGTCGAAGGCCTTCGCGGAGGGTGGGTACGACGCGGCGAGCACAGGAAGCGCAGCATGAGGCGTGCGCGCGGCGTGCAGGTTCCGCATGCGCGGGGACGATGCCGCTCATTACCACCTTCTTCAACAGCTGGGCCATATATGTTGAAAAGAACTACACAAATGTCACAATACTATTACATACCGAGAAGAACGTTGAAATAATGCACGTCAGTTAGTTGTGTTCCTTGAAGACAATCTAGTACCAAAATGTCCTCGGTGATGATGCACCGCCCCTCATTGTCCACCCTTAGAATGTCCTCTCTTGTGATTTCATCAAGGCCCTCCCTCCTCTACAGGAGTTGCAATAACAAAATCCCCAACAATTTCGctgtttctttttgcatagtACTGAAGCCCAGTAAATCCTTCTTCGGCTGCTACTGGCAAAGGAATCTCCTGGCTGGAAAATGCAGATGTTACTCGGCAAAATGTTGCAACACCTTCAATGGAGTCAAGTATGGTAATTAACTGATTGCAGAAATGATGTGATGAAAGCCACATTGAACCAACACCAACTAGCTATCAACTATGCATCAGCAGTGTGCAAAACCTACAATGTTGGATACATCTAAATGACAATTGTATGCTCCACGCCCTTTAGCAGCGCGATTGCATGAAACAAAAGCCTCGTATCCTTCAGCATGTGCTGACAGGTCCTGTCTTGACAATTTGGTCTCCTACAATACAAATGCAATAATACAGTTAGCTCTAATAAACCGCAAAACAAGCCACAGCTCACCCAGTTTTactctgcatttttttttggattgcATTTGACTGAACAAACGATGCATTGCATCCCAGGTAGAATCAACGCTAaacaaaataatatttttttcctgAAATCAAGTGGCAGTTGCAATAAACTTCAAACTCCGCTCATTTGCATCGATAGCGTGTTATACAGTACAGCACATTATCAGCGGCTAAACTGGGGGCATGTAGTACAGTACAGTGCAATATCAGCGGTGAAATTGGGGTCGAACAATGAGCGACAAGCACAGGCAGGCAATAGCCAGGACAGATAGCTGTATTTCTAGGGATAAACCGAGATACAGGTGAAGTTTGATCTCCTCAACCACCAACGAGATGGCCAACTACAGCTAAACTACTCCCTAGCTAGGTCTCAGATGAGATCAAGATCTGAATGACCTGACCTGACTCGGTCCAACGCCTATAACGCGATGGCCAAACGATTAACTTACAAGACCAGCTTAACAGTCAGTAAACACCGTTTAACAACCGACAATAAGACTTAGGCGCTAAACAGCCCCTTTACTGAATAAACGGCCATTGGATAGCAGATTGACGCTGCCACTGACTCTATTCTGACAAGCCCCTTCTTGTGAAGAATACACCTAGGCCTCTGTCGTTGCGTGACAGCTATGTATGAAGAAAAGAGTAGTCTGTATATCCACAACCCAGGAAGGATGGGGCCTCCATAGCAATCTCCATGGCAGCCGTAAGCTTCCTCTCCAAATCTATCTTCATCTCCTCCAAAACCTTCTTTTTGGTCTCCAAAAAAGTTAGGTTAACCTTCCACCAAGCTTTCTGGGAAAGTTTGTCACGGTTTATGGCGGCTGGTCTATCATTGACATTGAAAGGTTCTCTGAAAGGTATGTTAGGATTTGGAGCATACTCGTAACGGGGAAACTCTCCATACTgaaaaaaagagtaaaatgcaatggtggtccttaaactagttgagctgttctgtttaggtccatgaattTCGAAAATACAATTTTAGGTCCAcgatctattcaagtgtgtcacttgaggtccaaaacgcATCTGACCAGCGTTGACCGCCTACGCGGACCGCCACGTGTCCGATCCAACGTGGCCGTTGGCCGCTGCGTGTGCCTCACCGGCGATGCAGGAGCCGGCCACCACCGCACACAGCagctcgccgccatggccctgcgcacaacagctcgccgccgccgctcggcgtGACGCCACGGCCGGGCATgagggagagggaaaagggGGAGGAAACTGCCGCCCGACGAGGACTCCACGCCGGGGCTGGAGCTCGCCCACTGCCCCGACGATGCGGGCGGTGCGggcccgcggcgcgcgcggcggagggagcaggggatggCGCCGTCGGGGGTGGGGCCCTGCTCCTCCGCCTTCACAAGGCCCGTCGTCaggggcccctgctcctccgcgaCCACCTGTGCTCTCCCGGCGTGGCCAACTTTGCTGGGGCGTGGGAGATGTCGGCCAGCTCGGGCGAGCTCAGCCATGGCGCGGGACACCCGGAGCTCGAG
This window contains:
- the LOC120685370 gene encoding pantothenate kinase 2, which gives rise to MAANNSDSIQEELGEGGVGVKHEAEEEGEGASSSAAQATATTMLPRSSSRPQLDLSGAAIHGTLEDRNPTILLPNQSDDISHLALDIGGSLIKLVYFSRHAELSTEDKRKISTKRRLGMFNGGRRSYPILGGRLHFVKFETGKLNECLDFISSKQLHRGGVDSPSWRSGAQPDDIVIKATGGGAYKYADLFKERLGVSLEKEDEMDCLVSGANFLLKAIRHEAFTHMDGHKEYVQIDQNDLFPFLLVNVGSGVSIIKVDGHGKFQRVSGTNVGGGTYWGLGRLMTKCKSFDELLELSQRGDNSTMDMLVGDIYGGLDYSKIGLSASTIASSFGKTISENKELSDYRPEDISLSLLRMISYNIGQISYLNALRYGLKRIFFGGFFIRGHAYTMDTISFAVNFWSKGEAQAMFLRHEGFLGALGAFMSYEKHGLDDLRVHHLVERFPMGAPYVGGKIHGPPLGDLNAKISWMEKFVQKGTQIIAPVPMGVPATTGMGGFERPTSKGDILRSDASAALNVGVLHLVPTLDVFPLLEDPKTYEPNTIDLDQDEFKYWFKVLSDHLPDLVDKAVASEGGTDDATRRGDAFAHAFSAHLARLMEEPAAYGKFGLANLLELREECLREFQFVDAYISIKQRENEASLAVLPDLLMELDTMNEEARLLALIEGVLAANIFDWGSRACVELYHKGTIIEIYRMSRKKMQRPWRIDDFDMFKKRMLIDRKDQPYKRALLFVDNSGADVVLGMLPLARELLRHGTEVVLVANSLPALNDVTANELPEIIAEASKHCGILRKAAEAGGLLVDAMAGIQDDLKDAPESAPLMVVENGCGSPCIDFRQVSSELAAAAKDADLLILEGMGRALHTNLNARFKCDALKLAMVKNQRLAEKLFNGNIYDCICKFEPVS